In Helianthus annuus cultivar XRQ/B chromosome 8, HanXRQr2.0-SUNRISE, whole genome shotgun sequence, a single genomic region encodes these proteins:
- the LOC118481130 gene encoding uncharacterized protein LOC118481130 yields MLWLLEKVQDSSWSVSKISTCYILFRYNKIVEDMKELTFLWLPNRYRSTVSFRDWEAWSDLNLEHGKLFAGTLLGSMEVLVRCFYTLETTTNCRWNSFCQATD; encoded by the exons atgttgtgGTTATTAGAAAAAGTTCAAGATTCTAGTTGGAGCGTGAGCAAAATCTCAACTTGTTATATTTTGTTTAGAT ACAATAAGATCGTGGAAGACATGAAAGAGTTGACGTTCTTGTGGCTGCCTAATCGGTATCGCTCGACTGTTTCATTTCGGGATTGGGAGGCTTGGTCTGATCTTAATTTGGAGCATGGTAAATTG TTTGCTGGCACACTACTGGGATCAATGGAAGTTCTGGTAAGATGCTTTTACACACTAGAAACAACAACCAACTG CAGGTGGAATTCTTTTTGTCAAGCAACGGATTAA